One genomic window of Lytechinus variegatus isolate NC3 chromosome 1, Lvar_3.0, whole genome shotgun sequence includes the following:
- the LOC121420203 gene encoding probable enoyl-CoA hydratase echA8: MVFLQRFRSFLPNAAMRVGVRYCSSGSLRRVEVEREDKICLIGINRPDVRNAVDPETAKQLQVAFCRFEEDPELSVAVLHGKGGNFCAGWDLKNLAKQDPETVADSLQPGPMGPTAMQFSKPVIGAVSGYAVAGGMELALICDLRVAEKSSIMGVFNRRFGVPLIDGCTVRLPKIVGLSRALDLILTGRPVDADEALGMGLVNRVVPDGQALTEAKKLAKLLTTFPDQRAMLGDRHATLRNTYDSQGFEEAIKYEFERGIGVLAKESVKGAGRFADGQGRKGSYEDFKSKL, from the exons ATGGTGTTTTTACAGCGATTTCGTTCATTTCTACCAAATGCAGCCATGAGAGTTGGTGTCAGATATTGTTCATCTG GATCTTTGAGGAGGGTGGAGGTCGAGAGAGAGGATAAGATATGTCTGATAGGGATCAACAGACCTGACGTTAGGAATGCAGTCGACCCAGAGACGGCCAAACAGCTACAGGTGGCATTCTGTCGCTTCGAGGAGGACCCTGAACTGAGTGTCGCTGTCTTACATGGGAAag GTGGAAATTTCTGTGCAGGATGGGACTTAAAAAATTTAGCGAAACAAGACCCGGAAACAGTTGCTGATTCCCTACAGCCAGGTCCTATG GGCCCTACTGCCATGCAGTTCAGTAAGCCCGTGATTGGAGCCGTGAGCGGCTACGCTGTTGCTGGAGGGATGGAGTTAGCTCTTATCTGTGATCTGAGAGTAGCGGAGAAGAGTTCAATCATGGGCGTCTTCAATAGAAGATTCG gCGTTCCCCTTATTGATGGCTGTACAGTCAGACTACCAAAGATAGTTGGTCTGTCACGAGCCCTGGACCTGATCTTGACTGGCCGACCGGTAGATGCTGATGAGGCTCTTGGTATGGGACTTGTCAACAGAGTAGTACCAGATGGACAAG cTTTAACTGAAGCCAAGAAACTTGCCAAGCTCTTGACTACATTCCCAGACCAAAGAGCCATGCTAGGAGACAGACACGCTACACTACGCAATACTTATGATAGTCAGGGTTTCGAGGAGGCCATCAAATACGAGTTTGAAAGAG GTATCGGTGTCCTCGCTAAGGAATCAGTTAAAGGAGCTGGAAGATTTGCTGATGGACAGGGTAGGAAAGGCTCCTATGAGGACTTCAAGAGCAAATTATGA
- the LOC121420193 gene encoding gamma-tubulin complex component 5-like, giving the protein MFKDWLMSTWGQRLHLAHTMYKQGIEGPSEDLSAHRVYTLLHVLHMAIKEQFCLAFQDKKELDLLWHLWTVTAGPYISFITKWLQHGILSDPAQEFAIRRNPEIHIKSESYWKKAFSLQTLPRDDTDGALLSMPAKTKRERKSSVKKSVPNAVPEFLQPVLSHILLAGKSMEILEATGKLTRARQDVVGELFQLSRPAILHGMLKDTQTGKPDTTKTPCPTSDNIQTKSPRSSSDVAEMVQRQLSLRGFNDPLIAHGISHAASNPDNAGCGQRQVEEGIERNPNLSKPLELVLYRDLYPGIVSRCQSVCCQLAAVFKTDFNLQDHLLSLRRFFLLEAGDVMYDFYSELFDKIRRHESWQDTLNLNYHLQETLSVRYPEEAARIIVSVEPERLTGKMATQPIHALDSLTLHYKVPWPVDIVIHHHALDIYNQVFRFLLQVKRAQYCLQQLRFPDLLISVNIGHLTEDSDLGRLDRGQADEALKEKLPLIHRLFILRFRLMHFVNAVHNYLMTRILYSTGLEFSAALDQALDLDQILAAHKSYLAKISERCLLHHKVSFVREAVSKVLNLAVTFQRRWDAGVHTFSIENVAKAEEEFFNCNEFLSTLLANIIRRGTFPHLEALALSLSGAKPKHKSGDQDQRH; this is encoded by the exons ATGTTCAAAGACTGGCTGATGTCCACATGGGGTCAAAGACTTCATCTGGCACACACCATGTACAAACAAGGCATAGAAGGTCCCTCTGAGGATCTTTCAGCCCACAGGGTCTATACGTTGCTTCATGTTCTTCATATGGCCATCAAAGAACAGTTTTGCCTTGCTTTCCAGGACAAGAAAGAG CTTGATCTTCTTTGGCATCTATGGACGGTAACAGCGGGGCCTTACATCAGCTTCATCACTAAATGGTTACAGCATGGGATCTTATCTGACCCTGCTCAAGAGTTTGCCATTCGCAG AAACCCGGAGATACACATTAAATCAGAAAGCTACTGGAAGAAGGCATTCAGCTTACAAACCTTACCGAGGGACGACACAGATGGTGCTCTTCTTTCCATGCCAGCAAAGACCAAGAGAGAGCGGAAATCATCAGTCAAGAAGAGCGTGCCAAACGCAGTGCCCGAGTTCCTTCAGCCTGTCCTGTCACACATTCTGTTAGCAGGGAAGTCTATGGAGATCCTTGAGGCGACAGGCAAGCTGACAAGAGCCAGACAGGATGTCGTAGGAG AGCTTTTCCAGTTATCCAGGCCTGCAATACTCCATGGGATGCTCAAGGATACCCAGACAGGGAAGCCAGACACCACCAAGACACCTTGCCCAACCTCAGATAACATTCAGACGAAGTCACCTCGCTCATCAAGTGACGTTGCTGAGATGGTTCAGAGGCAACTATCACTCCGGGGCTTCAACGATCCCCTGATAGCCCATGGAATCAGCCATGCTGCTTCCAATCCTGATAATGCAGGATGTGGTCAGAGACAAGTTGAAGAAGGAATAGAGAGGAACCCAAA TTTGTCGAAACCTTTGGAGTTGGTGTTATACCGAGACCTCTACCCTGGCATCGTTAGTCGATGTCAATCAGTGTGTTGTCAGTTAGCGGCTGTCTTCAAAACTGACTTCAACCTCCAAGATCATCTGCTTTCTCTTAGA CGTTTCTTTCTCCTTGAGGCCGGTGATGTGATGTATGATTTCTACTCTGAGCTGTTTGATAAGATACGTCGACATGAGTCATGGCAGGATACACTCAACCTCAACTATCATTTACAAGAAACGCTGAGTGTTAGATACCCAGAAGAAGCTGCTAG GATAATCGTGAGTGTAGAGCCAGAGAGACTGACAGGGAAGATGGCTACTCAACCAATTCATGCACTAGACTCTCTCACCTTGCATTATAAG GTCCCATGGCCAGTGGATATAGTTATTCATCACCATGCATTAGATATCTACAATCAAGTATTTAGGTTCCTACTCCAAGTAAAGAGAGCTCAGTATTGCCTTCAACAACTAAGGTTTCCAg ATCTACTGATTTCAGTGAACATTGGACACTTGACTGAAGACAGCGACCTTGGGAGACTGGATAGAGGTCAAGCAGATGAGGCTCTTAAGGAGAAGCTACCTCTTATCCATCGTCTTTTCATCCTGCGCTTCCGACTCATGCACTTTGTCAATGCTGTGCATAACTATCTCATGACTAGG ATCCTCTACAGCACTGGTCTGGAGTTCTCTGCTGCTCTGGACCAAGCCTTGGACCTGGACCAGATCCTAGCTGCTCACAAGTCCTACCTGGCCAAGATATCAGAGAGGTGTCTGCTTCACCACAAGGTTAGCTTCGTCAGAGAAGCCGTCTCCAAGGTCCTCAACCTTGCTGTCACCTTCCAAAGACGCTGGGATGCAGGGGTACATACTTTCAG CATTGAGAACGTGGCTAAGGCTGAAGAAGAGTTCTTCAATTGCAATGAGTTTCTCTCTACCTTACTTGCAAACATCATTAGAAGAGGCACCTTTCCTCATT TGGAGGCTCTGGCTCTATCTCTGTCTGGTGCAAAACCCAAACACAAATCTGGAGACCAAGATCAGAGACACTGA
- the LOC121406506 gene encoding isopentenyl phosphate kinase-like produces the protein MECIVKVGGSAITEKLELETINFDNLVKTAELLSKLKGKFILVHGAGSFGHFQASEYGVSKGYTSLSSDEQLRVKEGFCRARLSVTKLNHMIVNALVEKGVPAVGFSPCGRWRMKGRGQVRSSDCEKVNELLEAGFLPVLHGDCVLDEDLGCTILSGDTIIQVLCEFFKPKRVVFLSDVEGIFTKPPSDPEAKLLPRIHVREDGSLATNIATRQLDHDVTGGIKAKIASACSIVSQSGGVIPVFVCKLGEHSAELACLQGDRSDAFTGTIIEAADNVPVLTKKYNFGLFP, from the exons atggaatgtatAGTCAAGGTTGGAGGTAGTGCTATCACCGAAAAATTGGAGCTAGAGACGATCAACTTTGACAACCTCGTTAAAACAGCAGAGCTTTTGAGTAAGCTAAAGGGAAAGTTCATTCTTGTACATGGAGCAGG ATCCTTTGGTCATTTCCAAGCTAGTGAATATGGTGTCAGTAAAGGATACACTTCTCTCTCATCAGATGAACAGCTAAGAGTTAAAGAAGGTTTCTGTAGAGCGAGGCTCTCTGTCACAAAG TTGAATCATATGATAGTGAATGCTCTGGTAGAAAAAGGAGTGCCTGCAGTTGGATTCTCT CCATGTGGGAGATGGAGGATGAAAGGAAGAGGTCAAGTGAGGTCAAGTGACTGTGagaaggtcaatgaactattAGAGGCTGGTTTCCTACCTGTGTTACATGGGGACTGTGTGTTAGATGAAGATCTGGGATGTACTATACTCAGTGGCGATACAATTATCCAA GTATTATGTGAATTCTTCAAGCCAAAGAGAGTGGTCTTCCTATCAGATGTAGAGGGCATATTCACCAAGCCTCCAAGCGACCCTGAAGCCAAGCTCCTTCCCAGAATCCATGTTAGAGAAGATGGCAGTCTAGCAACCAACATAGCGACCCGACAGCTAGACCATGATGTCACGGGGGGCATCAAGGCAAAGATAGCATCGGCGTGCAGCATCGTCTCGCAGAGTGGTGGCGTTATACCAGTGTTTGTTTGTAAGCTTGGAGAACATTCTGCAGAGCTTGCCTGCTTGCAAGGTGACAGGAGCGATGCTTTTACAGGGACTATCATTGAAGCTGCAGATAACGTTCCAGTTTtaacaaagaaatataattttggcCTTTTCCCGTAA